Below is a genomic region from Medicago truncatula cultivar Jemalong A17 chromosome 3, MtrunA17r5.0-ANR, whole genome shotgun sequence.
GCTTTTAGCAGGATCTAACCTCTCTTGAGTTGATATATGCcttttgtaacgcccactttcgtttaatcgttatttaatcgagtttaggtgattatattatatttatataatatatgtatgattttgatatgttttgataaattgtggtgattttggtgatttgattgatgacgtgttaggttatgagttttggaggaattgataagattagagaatttattttattgttaaataaaataaagatttgaaaaatatttagttgagggctgttttgatattttagatagttttgggggagaaagtgagataagataagttattagaaagaggtataaataggagaagacctattattttagaaactcattgtacgtgaaaacttttggaaaagggagaaaaagcttagaagggagaagagcatagagagagctgcgatttcttcataaccaggtaagggtgagactaataattcaataatgttaattactgtaattctgatgattagttgaccaagttaggattgatttagagaagttttggaattaggtcaaaaccctaaaaattgatgatcaaacggtaaaacttgtttagattgatgtaagaaccgtcctataaccttagaacatgtttaggatgaattctggaaccaaaattaggctttgaaccatgttgtgtgatggatttttgagaaaaaccctagtctgcccgtgcttctgttcatcgctcgccacagcgagtgatgatcctcgcctcgcgagtgatgaacttcatcgctcgccacgagagcccctttccttcgcctcgcgagttgtttggttcaactcgccatggcgagcaaccttcctcgcctcgcgagcttaggcagagtgtatggtatatttcgtgtttcgacctttttagttggaccttggatgcctttgagtacctgaacttgcctagtattgattaggaatgaatgtaggatcagagggaacccagaacaagcttagtttgggagttgagtggtgctcgccatggcgagtaagaactctcgcctcgcgagtacaaccagattgtagtttcctgagtgtctgtgcgatctgtgtcgcacttgttgatcaagagtgaacccctaactggtaatgagacctagtgatgacgtttaatgcagcctgtagagttgtttaggttatattgatattaactgaatatgagttaatgtattgtatattcatgcaagatatgaaggtttgataataatgcaaattatgtgctattgatataataatatcatcttgatatgtgatttgtttatgctgcttccgttgtttaactaagtgcataagtatatgataaagtttagctccaaattattggatgcatgttgattacgttgattacgtgttttgttgttaagagtccatgcatagcatatcattgagcttagtcctcaccacgaaaattaggagctttgtcctccgcacgttttataggagctttgtcctccgcacgattaaagtatattaatacttatgatgacgattggtaccacatgcatatacggagtctaggagcattgtcacattgtcatgattaagatgccttgttgataatgaatgaatatatgattacgtgataagtgtttattgattatgttacgttgttcataatgaattggatatatgattacgtgataactgtttagcatttatgcaaagttaataatggaatgattatgatgtaaattatgattcgcaattacattgattaatgttattttattatgaaatctcaccccttctgcttgaaaatgttgcccttcgtatgggtaacttgcaggtgatcgtgcttagtgtgcagttgcttcgtgagttagccttgccttcactgtgtcgtctaggtcgctctgatatgtaacgggatggggttatatgctataacatgcttcattcttttacgtgaactgcttatgttttgataaactcttttgagatacttattgggcctgcgtgccaaaaacgtttatgatttatgttagctgattttccgctgctatgttaaagatatttgtgaaggttaaattatcatttaactgtttttggattacgtttctatgtgatatcccgtttatggttttcactctgataattgtttataaaatttgtatattgggaaaacggggtgttacaattggtatcagagcaggtcgatccgtccggtcaattagagggtcgtgtcgagtcttagtaatatttatattactatcttatgttgttgttgctacttttgtagaatctcagaaatggctggaaggaatgatgctgcgttagctgctgctctacaagctgttgcccaagctgtgggacaacaacctaacgtgaatgctggtgcaaatgctgaagctaggatgttggagacgttcatgaagaagaaccctccgactttcaaaggacgttatgaccctgatggagcccagacgtggcttaaggagattgagagaattttccgagttatgcagtgcactgaagatcagaaggtgcggtttggtactcatcagctggccgaggaagctgatgactggtgggttgctattctgcctaccctcgagcaggaaggagcggtggtgacttgggctgttttcaggagagagttcctgagaagatactttccggaagatgttcgcgggaagaaagagatcgaattccttgagctgaagcaaggaaatatgtccgtgacagagtatgctgccaagttcgtggagctgtctaagttctatccgcactatactgctgagaatgctgagttctcgagatgcatcaagttcgagaacggtttgaggcccgacattaagagggcgattggataccaacagctgagagtttttcaggatttggttaatagctgcaggatctacgaagaggacacgaaggctcactacaaggtagtgaatgagaggaagggcaagggacagcagagtcgtcctaagccgtacagtgcccccgctgacaaagggaaacagaagatggtcgatgttaggcggcctaagaggaaggatgctgcagagattgtgtgcttcaattgtggtgagaaaggccacaagagcaacgcttgttctgaggaaatcaagaagtgtgtccggtgtggtaagaagggtcatgttgtagctgattgcaaccgtacagacattgtttgttttaattgcaacggagagggccacattagttcacagtgtactcagcctaagagggcgccgactactggtagggtctttgctttgactgggactcagacagagaatgaggatcgtttgatcagaggtacttgctatattaataatactcctttagttgctattattgatactggtgctacgcattgttttattgctttcgattgtgtttctgctttgggtcttgatttgtctgatatgaatggagagatggttgtcgaaactccagctaagggttcggtgactacttctctcgtatgtttgaaatgtcctttgtctatgtttggtcgtgattttgaaatggatttagtttgtctacctttgagtggtatggatgtgattttgggtatgaactggttagagtacaaccacgttcttattaattgttttagcaagtcagtacatttctcttccgtcgaagaggaaagtggtgcagagtttttatctactaagcagctgaagcaactggaacgcgacggtatcttgatgttttcgttgatggctactttgtctattgagaatcaagcagtgattgacaggttaccggtggtgtgtgaatttcctgaagtttttccagatgagattcctgatgtgcctccagagagagaagttgagttttctattgatcttgttcctggaacgaagccggtctcgatggcaccttatcgtatgtctgcttctgagttatctgagttgaagaaacagttggaagacttgcttgagaagaagtttgttagaccgagtgtttcaccttggggagcgccggttttgttagtaaagaagaaagatggtagtatgcggttgtgtattgattatcggcagttgaacaaggtaactatcaagaataggtatccacttccgagaattgatgatttgatggatcagttagtgggtgcgcgagttttcagcaagattgatttgagatcaggttatcaccagattaaagtaaaagatgaggatatgcagaagacagctttcagaacgcgttatggtcactatgaatataaagttatgccttttggagttaccaatgcacctggagtgtttatggagtatatgaatcgcattttccatgcatttttggatcggtttgtggttgtgtttatcgacgatattttgatctactccaagactgaagaagaacatgctgagcatctgaagattgttttgcaagtgttgaaagagaagaagctttatgctaaattgtctaagtgtgaattctggttgaaagaagtgagttttctaggccatgttatttctggtgatggaattgcagtggatccgtctaaagttgaagcggtatcacagtgggagactccaaagtcagttactgagattagaagtttcttgggtttagctggttactatagaaggtttattgaaggattttctaagttagctcttccgctaacgcaattgacttgtaaaggtaaaacttttgtgtgggacgtccattgtgagaaaagtttcggtgaattgaagaagcgtttgacgactgctccagtgttaattttgccgaagtcagatgaaccttttgtggtttattgtgatgcgtccaagttgggtttaggaggtgtacttatgcaagaaggtaaagtggtagcttatgcttcaagacagttgagagttcatgagaagaattatcatacgcatgatctcgagttggcggctgtagtctttgtattgaagatctggagacattatttgtatggttcgaggtttgaggtgtttagtgatcacaagagtttgaagtatttgttcgatcagaaggaattgaatatgagacagcgaagatggctcgaattgttgaaggattatgactttggtttgaattatcatccaggtaaagctaatgttgttgcagatgccttgagtaggaagacattgcatatgtccgccatgatggtcagagagttcgaattgcttgaacagtttagagatatgagtttggtttgcgaatggtcacctcagagtgtgaaactgggtatgctgaagattgatagtgaatttctgaaaggtatcaaggaagcacagaaagttgatgtaaagtttgtggacttgttgattgctagagatcagactgaagacagtgattttaaaatcgatgatcaaggtgtgttgagattccgaggaagaatttgtatcccagacaatgaagagattaagaagatgattcttgaagagagtcatagaagtagcttgagtattcatccgggagctacgaagatgtatcatgatttaaagaagattttctggtggtctggtttgaaacgagatgtggcacagtttgtgtattcctgtttagtttgtcagaagtcgaaagttgagcatcagaaacctgctggaatgatggtacctttagacgtgccagaatggaaatgggatagtatatcgatggattttgtgacgagtttgccgaatactccgagagggagcgacgcaatttgggttattgttgatcggttgacgaagtcagctcattttctaccgattaatattagcttccctgttgcccagttggcagagatttatatcaaggagattgtgaagttgcatggtgttccttcgagcattgtgtcagatagagatccaagatttacttctagattttggaaaagtttgcaagaggccttgggttcgaagttgagattgagttcggcgtatcatccacagacagatggtcagtcggagaggacaattcagtcgctagaggatttgttgagaatttgtgttcttgagcaggggggaacttgggatagtcatcttccgttgatcgagttcacttataataatagttatcattctagtattggaatggcaccgttcgaggctttgtatggtcggagatgcagaactccgttgtgttggtttgaatcaggagaaagggtggtcttaggaccagagattgttcagcaaactactgagaaagttcagatgatccaagaggaaatgaaggcgtcgcagagtcgacaaaagagttatcatgataagcgtagaaaagatcttgaatttcaggaaggagaccacgtgtttttgagagtcactcctatgactggtgtaggacgtgctttgaagtcaaagaagttgaccccgaagttcattggtccgtatcagatattggaaagagttggaacggtggcttaccgagtgggtttaccgccgcatcttgcgaatttgcacaacgttttccatgtgtcgcaacttcgaaagtatgttccggatccatctcatgtaatccacgatgtgcaagttagagacaaccttacggtagagactttgccgttgaggattgatgatcgtaaagtgaagacgttgagaggcaaggagatacctctcgtgagagtcgtttggtcgggagcaactggtgaaagcttgacgtgggagcttgagagtaagatgctggagtcttatccagagttgtttgcttgaggtaaattttcgaggacgaaaatcctttaagtgggggagagttgtaacgcccactttcgtttaatcgttatttaatcgagtttaggtgattatattatatttatataatatatgtatgattttgatatgttttgataaattgtggtgattttggtgatttgattgatgacgtgttaggttatgagttttggaggaattgataagattagagaatttattttattgttaaataaaataaagatttgaaaaatatttagttgagggctgttttgatattttagatagttttgggggagaaagtgagataagataagttattagaaagaggtataaataggagaagacctaatattttagaaactcattgtacgtgaaaacttttggaaaagggagaaaaagcttagaagggagaagagcatagagagagctgcgatttcttcataaccaggtaagggtgagactaataattcaataatgttaattactgtaattctgatgattagttgaccaagttaggattgatttagagaagttttggaattaggtcaaaaccctaaaaattgatgatcaaacggtaaaacttgtttagattgatgtaagaaccgtcctataaccttagaacatgtttaggatgaattctggaaccaaaattaggctttgaaccatgttgtgtgatggatttttgagaaaaaccctagtctgcccgtgcttctgttcatcgctcgccacagcgagtgatgatcctcgcctcgcgagtgatgaacttcatcgctcgccacgagagcccctttccttcgcctcgcgagttgtttggttcaactcgccatggcgagcaaccttcctcgcctcgcgagcttaggcagagtgtatgtcatatttcgtgtttcgacctttttagttggaccttggatgcctttgagtacctgaacttgcctagtattgattaggaatgaatgtaggatcagagggaacccagaacaagcttagtttgggagttgagtggtgctcgccatggcgagtaagaactctcgcctcgcgagtacaaccagattgtagtttcctgagtgtctgtgcgatctgtgtcgcacttgttgatcaagagtgaacccctaactggtaatgagacctagtgatgacgtttaatgcagcctgtagagttgtttaggttatattgatattaactgaatatgagttaatgtattgtatattcatgcaagatatgaaggtttgataataatgcaaattatgtgctattgatataataatatcatcttgatatgtgatttgtttatgctgcttccgttgtttaactaagtgcataagtatatgataaagtttagctccaaattattggatgcatgttgattacgttgattacgtgttttgttgttaagagtccatgcatagcatatcattgagcttagtcctcaccacgaaaattaggagctttgtcctccgcacgttttataggagctttgtcctccgcacgattaaagtatattaatacttatgatgacgattggtaccacatgcatatacggagtctaggagcattgtcacattgtcatgattaagatgccttgttgataatgaatgaatatatgattacgtgataagtgtttattgattatgttacgttgttcataatgaattggatatatgattacgtgataactgtttagcatttatgcaaagttaataatggaatgattatgatgtaaattatgattcgcaattacattgattaatgttattttattatgaaatctcaccccttctgcttgaaaatgttgcccttcgtatgggtaacttgcaggtgatcgtgcttagtgtgcagttgcttcgtgagttggccttgccttcactgtgtcgtctaggtcgctctgatatgtaacgggatggggttatatgctataacatgcttcattcttttacgtgaactgcttatgttttgataaactcttttgagatacttattgggcctgcgtgccaaaaacgtttatgatttatgttagctgattttccgctgctatgttaaagatatttgtgaaggttaaattatcatttaactgtttttggattacgtttctatgtgatatcccgtttatggttttcactctgataattgtttataaaatttgtatattgggaaaacggggtgttacacctttCTTACTCCCGAGTGCCAAGCTGTatctatttgtttatgctttttataatgttttagaaatctgtttcaaaatattatcatcaataaaagaggaaaaattcgtgaaacaaaacaaatgggAACCAAAAGAGAGGTAAAGGCTCAAAGTTTATTGATCGAATGACGCTATGCCAATGGCATGACTTCATGGAGTTCTTTacaaagtttgaaaagaaatggtAATTTAAAAGGGAAAGGTACGTTGAACTTCATAACCCTATCCTTCTCTAACAACTTTGAAATCCCGTTATCTTGTGGCTCGAATACTTTTGATAGCAGGTATGCCCCAAGTGTATCTGTGCCTGactggatgcagttactttgtctttttcttttaatccttaacttttgcatagactgccctttcgggttttcactCTATCAGGATGACGATCTCTATttattgtctctaatttttgcctggaccgccctttcgggttttcagtccaccgagacgctcatttttgcctaagccgcccttttcgggttttcgacttaccgagctgttctttaaaatttttagacaaagtatttcttgactgcatccgTGTTCACAGGTTGTGGAAGTTCTTCACCGTCCATGGTTTGTAGAGTCATGGCACCACCTGAGAAGGCTTTCTTAACAACATACGGACCTTCATAATTAGGAGCCCACTTGCCTCGGGAGTCTGGTCGGAAAGAGAAAATCTTTTTGAGCACAAGATCACCTTCTTTAAACTCACGGGGacgaactttcttgtcaaaggcctgcttcatccttttttgatataattgtcCGTGACATAGGGCTGTCATGCGCTTTTCTTCAATTAGATTCAACTGGTCGTATCTATTCTGAACccattcagcttctgataagTCAGCCTCCATTAGGACTCTCAATGATGGAATTTCGACTTCTACAGGAAGTACTGCCTCCATGCCATATACCAGGGAGAAAGGAGTTGCCCCTGTTGATGTGCGTACAGAAGTACGATATCCATGTAATGCAAAGGGAAGCATTTCGTGCCAATCTTTATAAGTcaccaccatcttctggacaatcctctttatattcttatttgcagcttcgacAGTACCATTCATTTGAGGTCTGTAAGGTGAAGAGTTATGGTGCTCGATCTTGAAATCATCAcacaattctttcatcatcttgttgTTTAGATTTGTTCCGTTGTCGGTGATGATCCGGTTGGGGATGCCATAACGACAAATGATatgattcttgataaatttgaccaccacttgcttggtcacattagcATACGATGCGGCCTCAACCCACTTAGTGAAGTAGTCAATAGCCACTAGGATGAAACGGTGTCCATTTGAAGCTTTGGGCTCAATCCTTCcgatcatgtcaatgccccacatagagaaagGCCACGGAGAGGAAAGTAAATTGAGTGTAGTTGGCGGCACATGAATCTTGTCGGCGTATATCTGACACTTGTGACACTTTCTGGTATGCTTGTAGCAATCTGATTCCATTGTCATCCAGTAGTAGCCTGCTCGCAATATCTTTTTAGCCATTGTGTGCCCATTAGGATGAATTCCGAAGGATCCTTCGTGTATTTCATGTATCAATAAATCAGCTTCATATTTGTCTACACATCTGAGCAAGACTGTGtcaaagtttcttttgtacaagatGTCCCCATTCAGGAAGAAATTACTAGATAATCTTCTTAGAGTCttcttatctttgttggatgCTCCAGGAGGATACTCTCGAGTTTGGAGAAACACCTTAATATCATGAAACCAAGGTTTATCGTCGAAAACTGCTTCAGCGGCAAACACATAAGCGGGTCTATCAAGGAATTTGACACTGATTAGTGGCACGTCATTGTGATGATTCACCTTGATCATTGAAGACAAAGTAGCCAAGGCATCAGCCATCTGATTCTCATCCCGAGGGATATGATGTAATTCCACTTTGTTGAAGAAGGTCAGTAAACGTCTTGCATAGTCTCGATAAGGTATTAGTCCTGCGTGAAGAGTttcccattttcctttgatctggttGATTACAAGAGCTGAATCTCCATATATTTCGATGTTCTTGATTCTTagatcaatggcttcttcaataccCATGATGCAGGCTTCATATTCAGCGATGTTGTTCGTGCAGTCAAACCGGAGTCTTGCTGTGAAAGGGATGTGAGCACCTTTAGGAGTAAGGAGTACTGCCCCTATGCCGTTGCCGTATACATTGACAAccccatcaaatatcaatcCCCACACTGAATCTGGATCAGGACCTTCTCCGAATAGTGGCTCGTCGCAATCTTTCATCTTTAGATACATAAACTCTTCATCAGGAAAGTCAAACTTGATAGGTTGATAGTCCTCAAGCGGTTGGTGAGCCAAGTGATCAGCAAGAATACTGCCTTTAATTGCCTTTTGGGAACGGTACTCGATATCATATTCAGATAGTAGCATCTGCCACCGTGCAATCCTTCCTGTCAAAGCGggcttctcaaatatgtacttgattGGATCCATTTTAGATACCAGCCAAGTAGTgtgattaatcatataatgacggaggcgtttggcagcccaggcTAGAGCACAACATGTCTTCTCGAGCATGG
It encodes:
- the LOC120579508 gene encoding uncharacterized protein, with the translated sequence MVKAFDGSRKDVLGEVVLPITVGPQVFQVNFQVMDIQASYSCLLGRPWIHEAGAVTSTLHQKLKFVKNRKLVTVNGEEALLVSHLSSFSFIGADDVEGTPFQGFTIEDKNTKRNEASISSLRDAQKEEENEKIPDEISRLLEQERKTIQPYGDELEVINLGTKEDKKEIKVGASLETSVKKQVIELLKEYVDVFAWSYQDMPGLDTDIVVHHLPLKPECPPVKQKLRRTRPDMALKIKEEVQKQIDAGFLITSNYPQWLANIVPVPKKDGKVRMCVDYRDLNKASPKDDFPLPHIDVLVDSTAKSKVFSFMDGFSGYNQIKMAPEDREKTSFITPWGTFCYKVMPFGLINAGATYQRGMTTLFHDMIHKEIEVYVDDMIVKSITEEDHVKYLQKMFQRLRKYKLRLNPNKCTFGVRSGKLLGFIVSQKGIEVDPDKVKAIREMPAPRTEKEVRGFLGRLNYISRFISHMTATCGPIFKLLRKEQGIVWTEDCQKAFDSIKKYLLEPPILIPPVEGRPLIMYLTVLENSMGCVVGQQDETGRKEHAIYYLSKKFTECESHYSMLEKTCCALAWAAKRLRHYMINHTTWLVSKMDPIKYIFEKPALTGRIARWQMLLSEYDIEYRSQKAIKGSILADHLAHQPLEDYQPIKFDFPDEEFMYLKMKDCDEPLFGEGPDPDSVWGLIFDGVVNVYGNGIGAVLLTPKGAHIPFTARLRFDCTNNIAEYEACIMGIEEAIDLRIKNIEIYGDSALVINQIKGKWETLHAGLIPYRDYARRLLTFFNKVELHHIPRDENQMADALATLSSMIKVNHHNDVPLISVKFLDRPAYVFAAEAVFDDKPWFHDIKVFLQTREYPPGASNKDKKTLRRLSSNFFLNGDILYKRNFDTVLLRCVDKYEADLLIHEIHEGSFGIHPNGHTMAKKILRAGYYWMTMESDCYKHTRKCHKCQIYADKIHVPPTTLNLLSSPWPFSMWGIDMIGRIEPKASNGHRFILVAIDYFTKWVEAASYANVTKQVVVKFIKNHIICRYGIPNRIITDNGTNLNNKMMKELCDDFKIEHHNSSPYRPQMNGATPFSLVYGMEAVLPVEVEIPSLRVLMEADLSEAEWVQNRYDQLNLIEEKRMTALCHGQLYQKRMKQAFDKKVRPREFKEGDLVLKKIFSFRPDSRGKWAPNYEGPYVVKKAFSGGAMTLQTMDGEELPQPIQLGTRE